DNA sequence from the Candidatus Microthrix parvicella Bio17-1 genome:
CCGGTTGGCGCGCCATCAATTCTGTTCAAGTCCATGCCTTGCCTCTTGGTGTCGGTGCGCACCGCTGTCGGTGCCACCGTGTCCCAGGCAGGAGCCGCTGCCGATCAGGAGGGCGGCGGCTCGGCCCGCACTCTGCGGGCGTGCACCGGCACGGTGATCACCACGGTTTTGGGCCGATCTCGCAGCCTCCGGGTGAGTGCCAGGGTTGATTGATTGTGCAGCATGTTGTCCCACCAGTGAGCCTCGACGTAGTCGGGGATCACCACGGTGGTCACATCGTCGTGGTCACGGCCCGCGATGCGGTCGAGGTGGGCAATCAACGGTCCGGCCAGCTCACGATACGGCGATGGAATCACCTCAAGGGGGAACTTCGGCCGGCGCTTGTCCCACTCGGCCCGTACCCGCTCGGCGCTCTCATTGTCCATGGAGACGTGCACCGCATGGAGATGGTCGGGCTTGAGCGTTCGGGCGTAGGCCAGCGCATCCAGCGTGCCTCGGTGCACCCCGCCCACCAGCAACACCACCGAGTTGCCGCTGAGTACCGGGGCATACCCGGCCCGCGGGCGGAGGTCCTCCCCCACCCGCCGGTAGTGCTCGTGCACGGTTCGGAAGAACACGACGATCAGCGGGATGAGCACCACGGGAATCCAGGCGCCGATGGTGAATTTGGACACCACCACCACGATCAGCACCACACCGGTCATCACGGCTCCCATACCGTTGATCACCACGTTGCGTTGCCACTTGCCCTCACGCAGCTTGAGGTGGTGGCGCACCATGCCGGTTTGCGACAGGGTGAACCCGGTGAACACGCCCACTGCGTACAGCGGAATCAGCGCCGAGGTGTCACCCTGGAAGACGACCAGCAGAACGACGGCCATCCCGGCCAGCACGATGATGCCGTTGGAGAACACCAGGCGGTCACCGCGGCTGACGAATTGGCGAGGGAGGTACCCATCTTTCGCCACGATGGAGGCCAGCCGGGGAAAGTCGGCGAAGGCGGTGTTGGCCGCCAACACCAAAATGGCGAAGGTGGCGAACTGTAGGAACAGGTAGGAGATCGATCCGTCACCGAACACGGCGCGGCCCATGGTGGAAAACAGCGTCTCGTCGGGCAACAGGGTGGGCTGCAACCGGTGGGCCAACAGCGACGTACCAAAGAATCCGACACCCAGGATGATGCCCATCCAGGTGAGGGTGGTGGCCGCGTTCTTTGCTTCTGGCTTCTTGAACGCCGGCACGCCGTTGGAGATGGCCTCAACGCCGGTCAGCGCCACGGCGCCCGATGAGAACGCTCGCAGCAGGAGCAGCGGGGTGAGCACCCCGAGTGTGGCGCCGTTGTCGGTCAGTTCGTTCAGAGCAGCCTGGTTCGGCGGCATCGGGGGGAGGCTGCCGGTGTAGGACCGGAAGAGTCCTGCGGTGATCAACGCCCCCAGGGCGACGATGTAGGCAAAAGTGGGACCGGCGAAGAGCTTCCCCGACTCGCGCAAGCCTCGCAGGTTACCGACGGCGATCAGCGTGATGAACCCAACGCATATTTCGACCCGATACTGATAGAGCGACGGATAGGCCGACGTGATGGCGGCAACACCCGCCGACACCGACACGGCCGCCGTCAACACGTAGTCGGACAGCAGCGAGGCGCCCGCCACCAACGCCGGCGTGATACCCAGGTTCTCCTTCGACACCACGTACGATCCGCCACCATTGGGGTAGGCATGAATGGTCTGGCGGTACGAAGAGATCACCACCAGCAACAAGATGCACACCACCACGGCGATGGGGATCAGGTCCTCCAGAGCCGCCAGTGCCACCACCGGCACCAGCACCCGGAGAATCTCCTCTCCCGCATAGGCAGTTGATGAGATGGCGTCGGAGGCCAAAACGGCCAGCGCCGTGGGTTTACCCAGGCGTTCGTGGCTTTCGGCGAACGACGCCAACGGCCGCCCGACCAGGCGGCGTTTGAAGGAACTCGGACGAGGCAAGGTGTGACCTCAGATTTTCAGTGGATGCAGGGGGTCCGCATGCGTTGGGAAACGCACACGAGCGGCGCTGCGCGTGAGCAACCAAAACCCTATCGCCGCCGCAGCGATCCACCGAGAGCGGCCGGGCCTTTTTCTGCCCGGTCGCCATCACGTTCCCAACGCAACGGGCGGGTCTACGGCTCGGGCGAAGCAACTTCGGTGCCGGGCACAACCGTGGGGACTCCTTCGCCTTCACTGCCGTAGAGGCGCTTGAGCACCGGCCCGGTCAGCGCCGTGGTCACCAGGGCCATCACCACGATCACCGTGTAGGCACGAGTGTCGATCACCCCGAGGGAGAGCCCAACGGTGGCGACGACGATCTCGAGGGCGCCGCGGGCGTTCAACGAGGCACCCAACCCCAGCGAGTCGCGCCGACCCACACCGCCGACCCGCCCGCCCACGTAGGAGCCCGCCACCTTGGCGACGGTCGCCGCAAGGGTCACGATGACCGCCCAGAACGCCACCTCTGGTTCAACCAGTTGGGTCAGGTCGACACGAACGCCGGCGATGGCGAAGAACAGTGGGGCAAAGATGCCGTTGGTCACCCACTCCAACGAACGAAAGCCCGTGCTGTGTGCCAGTCGGCTACCACCGATGGCGATACCGGCGATGAACGCACCGATCACCACCTCGATGCCGACGGCGTGGGTGATCGTCCCCACCCCGATCAGCGTGAGCACCACCAGGCTCACCTCGGCCGCCGGTCCACCCTCCCGCTCTTCCACAGCTTTGGCCACGCGGTCGAGCAGGGTCGGACCGAAGCGAATCACAAC
Encoded proteins:
- a CDS encoding APC family permease, with translation MPRPSSFKRRLVGRPLASFAESHERLGKPTALAVLASDAISSTAYAGEEILRVLVPVVALAALEDLIPIAVVVCILLLVVISSYRQTIHAYPNGGGSYVVSKENLGITPALVAGASLLSDYVLTAAVSVSAGVAAITSAYPSLYQYRVEICVGFITLIAVGNLRGLRESGKLFAGPTFAYIVALGALITAGLFRSYTGSLPPMPPNQAALNELTDNGATLGVLTPLLLLRAFSSGAVALTGVEAISNGVPAFKKPEAKNAATTLTWMGIILGVGFFGTSLLAHRLQPTLLPDETLFSTMGRAVFGDGSISYLFLQFATFAILVLAANTAFADFPRLASIVAKDGYLPRQFVSRGDRLVFSNGIIVLAGMAVVLLVVFQGDTSALIPLYAVGVFTGFTLSQTGMVRHHLKLREGKWQRNVVINGMGAVMTGVVLIVVVVSKFTIGAWIPVVLIPLIVVFFRTVHEHYRRVGEDLRPRAGYAPVLSGNSVVLLVGGVHRGTLDALAYARTLKPDHLHAVHVSMDNESAERVRAEWDKRRPKFPLEVIPSPYRELAGPLIAHLDRIAGRDHDDVTTVVIPDYVEAHWWDNMLHNQSTLALTRRLRDRPKTVVITVPVHARRVRAEPPPS